A window of Cryptomeria japonica chromosome 3, Sugi_1.0, whole genome shotgun sequence contains these coding sequences:
- the LOC131035997 gene encoding probable 2' cyclic ADP-D-ribose synthase BdTIR gives MGNNQSSVRCSWFPTSTGYDAFINHRGADVKESVGSLIFHNLQNKGFNVFFDKNSIQVGDSIPLSIEEAIQSACVHIVIFSPNYAESVWCLKELQLVLKTGAPIIPVFCGIRPSELRMKSEEGVYARAFHKHSGMFESHLVEEWKKALSEVSYIKGYIFEGDQGQLLEQIAKSVKQFIDRAKYRAKQGTAEMRRGNCVLP, from the exons ATGGGAAACAACCAATCCTCTGTGCGTTGTTCGTGGTTTCCCACCTCAACTGGATATGACGCATTTATCAACCACAGAGGAGCAGATGTGAAGGAAAGCGTAGGCAGCCTCATTTTTCATAATCTCCAAAACAAGGGATTCAATGTCTTTTTTGATAAGAACTCAATCCAAGTTGGGGATAGCATACCTCTATCAATAGAAGAAGCGATTCAGTCAGCATGTGTTCATATTGTCATTTTTTCGCCTAATTATGCAGAGTCAGTTTGGTGCTTGAAGGAGCTCCAGCTCGTCCTCAAAACAGGGGCTCCCATCATTCCAGTCTTCTGTGGAATTCGGCCTTCCGAGCTTCGAATGAAGAGCGAAGAGGGTGTGTATGCTCGGGCCTTTCATAAGCACAGTGGAATGTTTGAGAGCCATTTAGTTGAGGAATGGAAGAAGGCCCTTTCTGAGGTTTCATATATCAAGGGCTATATTTTTGAGGG AGATCAGGGACAGCTGCTGGAGCAAATTGCAAAGAGTGTAAAACAGTTTATTGATAGAGCGAAATACCGAGCAAAGCAGGGCACTGCGGAAATGAGACGAGGAAATTGCGTTCTGCCTTAA